A part of Flavobacteriaceae bacterium GSB9 genomic DNA contains:
- a CDS encoding alpha-xylosidase has protein sequence MFKNKLKFNVLFLQVTLLLLVNATWAQIQNTNVLNEPPDISEDFEDYRNTYYLANELASFNSETGQGAIQYLRYNFATRQAFNNMLSKLVAVDANEFPTTEYTISPELPFSIQFISERTIRLKAASGPQFREKEQSLMLVNGKAENARNLWKYKKVDNGHQYTSSKGSVLITEKPWHVYVYDAKGKLLTSTLHLEDVKSTYTPVTPFSFVRRAEDYSRSMGAVFSMSPDEKIFGCGESFTQFNKRGQKVIFWTDDANGVQNETMYKPIPFYMSSRGYGVFMHHSTPITVDFGKYFNGANSMMIGDDEADLFLFIGEPKDILDEYTDLTGKPEMPPLWSFGFWMSRITYFSEEEGRDIAKNLRKYKIPSDVIHFDTGWFETDWRCDYEFSKNRFDNPEKMIADMKEDGFNVCLWQLPYFTPKNTLFNEIVEKGLAVKDKKGNIPYEDATLDFTNPKTVDWYQDKIANLLKQGVGVIKVDFGEAAPASGIYSNGKTGFYEHNLFPLRYNKTVADITKEVTGESIIWARSTWAGSQRYPLHWGGDAATTNTAMAATLRGGLSLGLSGFSFWSHDVGGFTTKAPEDLYRRWTPFGMLTSHVRSHGEPPTEPWEFSKEFLEGFRKAGNMRYQLMPYIYAQAKHASENGLPMLRALFVEYPNDPGAWLVDDQYLFGSDMMVAPLFENVTERHVYLPEGKWIDYQTGKVYSQGWHTIKAGEIPVIALVKNGAVIPHIKLAQSTKDMDWSNIDLKVYTADADNVNGILYLPNSKGIININGVKMNDGYQLDFDTDSNIKFNMEIIK, from the coding sequence ATGTTTAAGAACAAACTAAAATTTAATGTGTTATTTCTGCAAGTGACTTTGCTGTTATTGGTAAATGCTACATGGGCGCAAATTCAAAATACAAATGTTTTAAACGAACCGCCAGACATTAGTGAAGATTTTGAGGATTACAGAAATACCTATTATTTGGCTAACGAATTAGCTTCTTTTAACTCTGAAACAGGCCAGGGAGCTATACAATATCTTAGGTATAATTTTGCCACACGGCAAGCATTTAACAATATGTTGAGTAAGCTAGTTGCTGTTGATGCCAATGAATTTCCTACAACAGAATATACAATATCACCAGAATTACCTTTTTCAATCCAGTTCATTTCAGAACGTACCATTCGGTTAAAGGCTGCATCTGGGCCGCAATTTAGAGAAAAAGAACAGTCATTGATGCTGGTAAACGGTAAGGCTGAAAATGCGCGAAATCTATGGAAATATAAAAAAGTTGATAACGGGCACCAATATACAAGTAGTAAAGGTTCGGTATTAATTACAGAAAAACCATGGCATGTTTATGTTTATGATGCCAAAGGGAAACTACTAACAAGTACGCTTCATTTGGAGGATGTTAAAAGCACATATACTCCAGTAACACCGTTCTCATTTGTAAGACGTGCAGAGGACTACTCTCGAAGTATGGGGGCCGTTTTTTCTATGTCACCTGATGAAAAAATATTTGGATGTGGTGAGTCGTTTACCCAATTTAACAAACGTGGCCAAAAAGTTATTTTTTGGACAGATGATGCCAATGGCGTGCAGAATGAAACTATGTATAAGCCCATTCCGTTTTACATGAGTAGTCGTGGTTATGGAGTGTTTATGCACCATTCCACACCAATAACAGTCGATTTTGGTAAATATTTTAATGGCGCTAATTCAATGATGATTGGAGATGATGAAGCGGACTTATTTTTATTTATCGGAGAGCCAAAGGATATCTTAGATGAATACACAGACTTGACCGGAAAACCCGAAATGCCACCACTTTGGTCGTTTGGGTTTTGGATGAGCCGCATTACCTATTTTTCTGAAGAAGAAGGCAGAGATATTGCTAAAAACTTAAGAAAGTATAAAATACCTAGCGATGTGATTCATTTTGACACCGGTTGGTTTGAAACAGACTGGAGGTGTGATTATGAGTTTTCAAAAAACCGATTCGACAATCCAGAAAAAATGATTGCCGATATGAAAGAAGACGGCTTTAACGTCTGTTTATGGCAATTACCATATTTTACACCAAAAAATACATTGTTTAACGAAATTGTAGAAAAAGGATTGGCTGTAAAAGACAAAAAAGGTAACATTCCTTATGAAGATGCTACCTTAGATTTTACGAACCCTAAAACCGTCGATTGGTATCAAGATAAAATAGCGAATTTGCTAAAACAAGGCGTAGGAGTTATAAAGGTAGATTTTGGTGAGGCAGCTCCTGCTTCTGGAATTTACAGCAATGGCAAAACAGGCTTCTATGAACATAATTTATTTCCTTTACGTTACAACAAAACGGTAGCTGATATTACAAAAGAAGTAACGGGAGAGAGCATTATTTGGGCGCGCAGTACTTGGGCCGGTAGCCAGCGTTATCCATTGCATTGGGGAGGAGATGCTGCAACAACCAATACAGCTATGGCAGCAACCCTTAGGGGAGGACTGTCATTAGGGCTATCTGGGTTCTCATTTTGGAGTCACGATGTTGGAGGTTTTACAACCAAAGCACCAGAAGATTTATACAGACGCTGGACACCCTTTGGCATGTTAACATCACATGTACGAAGCCATGGGGAGCCCCCAACTGAACCTTGGGAATTTAGTAAAGAATTTTTGGAGGGGTTCCGTAAAGCTGGTAATATGCGTTACCAACTCATGCCTTATATTTATGCACAAGCCAAACATGCTTCAGAAAATGGACTCCCGATGCTAAGAGCCTTGTTTGTGGAATATCCTAACGACCCCGGGGCGTGGTTGGTTGACGACCAATACTTATTTGGTTCAGATATGATGGTTGCACCTTTGTTTGAAAATGTAACTGAACGCCATGTTTATTTGCCGGAAGGTAAATGGATAGATTACCAAACAGGAAAAGTTTACAGTCAGGGTTGGCATACGATTAAAGCGGGTGAAATTCCAGTTATTGCTTTGGTAAAAAACGGAGCAGTTATTCCGCATATAAAATTGGCACAATCAACAAAAGATATGGATTGGAGCAATATTGACCTTAAAGTGTATACTGCAGATGCAGACAATGTTAATGGAATTTTATACTTGCCCAATTCTAAAGGAATTATAAATATTAATGGTGTGAAAATGAATGATGGTTATCAATTAGACTTTGATACAGATAGTAACATAAAATTTAATATGGAAATAATAAAATGA